One genomic region from Nocardia vinacea encodes:
- a CDS encoding ImmA/IrrE family metallo-endopeptidase, giving the protein MSDSRTQSGLRAYRRVAAAVDAVCAVAADSDATTLDEVVASIASERRREIEIASAELGPGVCGQRRFYPDRDVIVLATALPSRDHTLAHELGHIVFDHEGAPAPEVMLEASDDLIAYMLSQRAHQQIVDDGADELAEWEAETFAAMLMTRLRVFNSRGAGVSVLRFDEALG; this is encoded by the coding sequence ATGAGTGACAGTAGGACCCAAAGCGGACTCCGGGCCTACCGCCGGGTCGCGGCGGCGGTCGACGCGGTATGCGCGGTCGCCGCGGATTCCGATGCGACCACCCTGGATGAGGTTGTCGCCTCCATTGCCAGCGAGCGGCGCCGTGAGATCGAAATCGCCAGCGCCGAACTGGGTCCCGGTGTCTGCGGCCAGCGCCGGTTCTATCCGGACCGCGATGTCATCGTGCTCGCCACGGCACTGCCGAGCCGCGACCACACGCTCGCACACGAATTGGGCCATATCGTCTTCGATCACGAGGGTGCGCCGGCGCCGGAGGTGATGCTGGAGGCCAGCGACGATCTGATCGCCTACATGCTCAGTCAGCGGGCGCATCAGCAGATCGTCGACGACGGCGCGGACGAACTCGCCGAATGGGAGGCCGAAACCTTTGCCGCCATGTTGATGACCCGACTCCGCGTATTCAACAGCCGGGGTGCGGGCGTCTCGGTCCTTCGATTCGATGAGGCGCTGGGATGA
- a CDS encoding helix-turn-helix domain-containing protein, whose product MADFAARLNKLFETVHPPGRKPHTNAEVAAALTASGHPISKPYLSQLRSGQRTNPSDETVAALAKFFKVKPDYFFNDIYAAKIDHDLELLSQLQGYGLRRLSSRAFDLSEESQNLLTSMAEKLRASEGLPEIPPDGTE is encoded by the coding sequence ATGGCTGATTTCGCGGCGCGGCTGAACAAGCTGTTCGAAACCGTGCATCCCCCGGGGCGCAAGCCGCACACCAACGCGGAGGTTGCGGCTGCGCTGACGGCCTCCGGGCATCCGATCTCGAAACCGTACCTCTCGCAGTTGCGGTCGGGACAGCGGACGAACCCGTCGGACGAAACGGTGGCTGCACTGGCCAAGTTCTTCAAGGTCAAGCCGGACTACTTCTTCAACGACATCTATGCCGCCAAGATCGATCACGATCTGGAGTTGCTGTCCCAGCTGCAGGGCTACGGGCTGCGCCGGTTGTCGAGTAGGGCGTTCGATCTGTCCGAAGAATCACAGAACCTCCTCACCTCCATGGCGGAGAAATTGCGGGCAAGCGAAGGTCTGCCCGAAATTCCTCCGGACGGTACCGAATAG
- a CDS encoding steroid 3-ketoacyl-CoA thiolase — protein MGTPVIVEAARTPIGKRGGWLAGLHAAELLGLAQRGLLEKAHLDPAAVEQVIGGCVTQAGEQSNNVTRVAWLHAGLPWQVGATTIDAQCGSAQQANHLIAGLIATGAIDIGMACGVEAMSRVPLGANVGENAGPRRPASWNIDLPNQFEAAERIAKRRGFTRDDLDELGVRSQRLAAKAWAEGRFDREVLTVTAPAVDKEGKLTGEKLDVTRDQGLRDSSLEGLAKLKPVLEGGIHTAGTSSQISDGAAAVLLMDEKAAQRTGLRPRARIVTQVLVGAEPEFHLDGPVQACTRLLERSGMNIGDIDLFEINEAFAAVALSWASVHKPDMDRVNVNGGAIALGHPVGSTGSRLITTALHELERSGGSTAMVLMCAGGALATGTIIERL, from the coding sequence ATGGGCACACCCGTCATCGTCGAGGCCGCTCGCACCCCCATCGGCAAGCGCGGCGGCTGGCTCGCCGGTCTACACGCCGCCGAACTGCTCGGCCTCGCCCAGCGTGGACTGCTCGAGAAGGCGCACCTGGATCCCGCAGCGGTGGAGCAGGTCATCGGCGGCTGCGTCACCCAGGCCGGTGAACAGTCCAATAACGTGACCCGCGTCGCCTGGCTGCACGCCGGACTGCCGTGGCAGGTCGGCGCCACCACCATCGATGCACAGTGCGGATCGGCGCAGCAGGCGAACCATCTGATCGCCGGACTGATCGCGACCGGCGCCATCGATATCGGCATGGCTTGCGGCGTGGAGGCGATGAGCCGAGTTCCGTTGGGCGCCAACGTCGGCGAAAACGCGGGCCCGCGGCGCCCGGCCTCCTGGAATATCGATCTGCCGAATCAATTCGAGGCCGCCGAGCGTATTGCCAAGCGGCGCGGCTTCACTCGCGACGATCTCGACGAACTCGGCGTCCGCTCGCAGCGGCTGGCCGCCAAGGCCTGGGCCGAGGGACGCTTCGATCGCGAGGTGCTCACCGTGACGGCGCCCGCCGTCGATAAGGAAGGCAAGCTCACCGGCGAAAAGCTGGACGTGACAAGGGATCAGGGCCTGCGCGACTCCTCGCTCGAGGGACTGGCCAAGCTGAAGCCGGTACTGGAGGGCGGAATCCACACCGCGGGCACCTCCTCGCAGATCTCCGACGGCGCGGCCGCTGTACTGCTGATGGACGAAAAGGCCGCGCAGCGAACGGGTTTGCGCCCGCGCGCGCGGATCGTGACCCAGGTGCTCGTCGGCGCGGAGCCCGAGTTCCATCTCGACGGTCCGGTGCAGGCGTGCACCCGGCTGCTCGAACGCTCCGGAATGAATATCGGCGACATCGACCTTTTCGAGATCAATGAAGCCTTTGCGGCAGTGGCACTTTCATGGGCTTCTGTACACAAACCAGACATGGACCGGGTAAATGTAAACGGTGGCGCGATTGCCCTCGGACATCCTGTCGGTTCAACCGGATCTCGGCTCATCACAACGGCTTTGCACGAACTGGAGCGTTCCGGCGGCAGCACCGCGATGGTGCTCATGTGTGCAGGCGGCGCATTGGCGACAGGCACCATCATCGAGCGGTTGTAG
- a CDS encoding cytochrome P450: MIVERVSVCRRRHLVVDQRNARPNLPDGFDVTDPDIYAERVPVEEYAELRRTAPIWWNPQPPEIGGFHDEGFWVVSKHADVKEVSRRSDVFSTFENTAIPRFNDDITREQIELQRFVLLNMDAPQHTKLRKIISRGFTPRVINSLRAELKTRAEAIVKEAAENGAGDFVTQVASELPLQAIAELIGIPQEDRRKVFTWSNDMTGYDDPESTADPVAASAEVLGYAYQMAAARKECPAEDIVTKLIEADVDGDELTPEEFGFFVIMLAVAGNETTRNAITHGMAAFLDHPDQWELFKKERPATAADEIIRWATPVTSFQRTALEDTELGGVQIKKGQRVVMLYRSANFDEEVFENPEKFDITRKDNQHLSFGGTGAHFCIGANLARMEVDLIFNAIADAMPDITKLGDPKRLRSGWLNGVKEFQVDYKPSGCPVAH, from the coding sequence ATGATTGTAGAACGTGTTTCAGTTTGTCGAAGGAGACATCTGGTGGTAGACCAGCGGAATGCCCGGCCGAATCTGCCGGATGGGTTCGATGTCACGGACCCGGACATTTATGCCGAGCGTGTTCCGGTCGAGGAGTACGCCGAACTGCGCCGTACCGCACCGATTTGGTGGAATCCGCAGCCCCCCGAGATCGGCGGCTTCCACGACGAAGGCTTCTGGGTGGTGAGCAAGCATGCCGACGTCAAGGAGGTCTCGCGCCGCAGCGATGTGTTCTCCACCTTCGAGAACACCGCGATCCCGCGCTTCAACGACGACATCACCCGCGAGCAGATCGAACTGCAGCGCTTCGTCCTGTTGAACATGGACGCACCCCAGCACACCAAACTGCGCAAGATCATCTCCCGCGGCTTCACCCCGCGCGTGATCAACAGCCTGCGTGCCGAACTGAAGACCAGGGCCGAGGCCATCGTGAAGGAGGCGGCGGAGAACGGCGCGGGTGACTTCGTCACCCAGGTCGCCTCCGAACTGCCGCTGCAGGCGATCGCCGAGCTGATCGGCATCCCGCAGGAGGACCGCAGGAAGGTCTTCACCTGGTCGAACGATATGACCGGCTATGACGATCCGGAGAGCACGGCCGATCCGGTCGCCGCCTCCGCCGAGGTGCTCGGCTACGCCTATCAAATGGCCGCGGCGCGTAAGGAATGTCCGGCCGAAGATATCGTCACCAAGCTGATCGAGGCGGATGTCGACGGCGACGAACTGACGCCGGAGGAGTTCGGCTTCTTCGTGATCATGCTGGCCGTTGCGGGCAATGAGACCACCCGCAATGCGATCACCCACGGCATGGCGGCCTTCCTGGATCATCCGGATCAGTGGGAGCTGTTCAAGAAGGAGCGTCCGGCCACCGCCGCCGACGAGATCATTCGCTGGGCCACCCCGGTCACCTCATTCCAGCGGACCGCGCTGGAGGACACCGAACTCGGCGGCGTGCAGATCAAGAAGGGCCAGCGGGTGGTCATGCTTTACCGCTCGGCCAACTTCGACGAAGAGGTCTTCGAGAATCCGGAGAAGTTCGACATCACGCGAAAGGACAACCAGCACTTGTCCTTCGGTGGTACCGGCGCGCACTTCTGCATCGGCGCGAATCTGGCGCGGATGGAGGTCGATCTGATCTTCAACGCCATTGCCGACGCCATGCCCGATATCACCAAGCTCGGTGACCCCAAGCGGCTGCGGTCCGGCTGGCTCAACGGGGTCAAGGAATTCCAGGTCGACTACAAGCCCTCGGGCTGCCCGGTCGCGCACTGA
- a CDS encoding nuclear transport factor 2 family protein encodes MSTSEHPARTAGLASQAAVRARDKQAWVDLFATDGIVEDPIGPSGFDPEGKGHRGKDAIAAFWDMAIAKTDSIEFLFADSFACGNEIAFTGLIRTKMGGHQIDAEGVFTYKVDASGKIAALRAFWEVDRAMATAKPIT; translated from the coding sequence ATGAGTACTTCCGAACATCCAGCAAGGACCGCCGGACTTGCATCGCAGGCCGCGGTGCGGGCCAGGGATAAGCAGGCCTGGGTCGATCTGTTCGCAACCGACGGCATCGTCGAAGATCCCATCGGCCCTTCGGGTTTCGATCCGGAGGGTAAGGGCCATCGTGGTAAGGATGCCATCGCGGCCTTCTGGGATATGGCGATCGCCAAGACCGATTCGATCGAGTTCCTGTTCGCGGACTCCTTCGCCTGCGGTAACGAGATCGCCTTCACTGGTCTGATCCGCACCAAGATGGGCGGGCACCAGATCGATGCCGAGGGCGTGTTCACCTACAAGGTCGACGCATCGGGCAAAATCGCCGCGCTGCGGGCCTTCTGGGAAGTCGACCGCGCAATGGCCACGGCCAAGCCGATTACCTGA
- a CDS encoding TIGR03619 family F420-dependent LLM class oxidoreductase encodes MKFTVGIALSPLEQLPELAKTAEECGFSSIALPDSLFYMKSAAAKYPYTADGSRFWGPDTPWVDPLIGATAMAAVTSRIRFYTNVLKLGSRNPLLLARQVGSVANLSGNRFGFGVGIGWAPEEFEWCGVPYADRGARVDEMIEVIKLVLGGGMVEYHGKFFDFDPLQISPAPSEPVPFYIGGHTAPALRRAAKVGDGWTSAMMTYDELCVTIGKLGALRTEFGRESVPFEIQAVCIDKFGRSGYQDLADAGVTDAIVVPWLADGIGFDGELAAKQESLRRFAAKNIEDPIVAKARV; translated from the coding sequence CTGAAGTTCACTGTCGGTATCGCGCTGAGTCCGCTGGAGCAGCTGCCGGAGTTGGCGAAAACGGCTGAGGAGTGCGGGTTTTCGTCGATCGCCCTACCCGATTCGCTGTTCTATATGAAGTCGGCGGCGGCGAAGTATCCCTACACCGCCGACGGCAGCCGCTTCTGGGGCCCGGACACCCCCTGGGTCGACCCGCTCATCGGTGCGACCGCAATGGCGGCGGTGACCAGCCGAATTCGCTTCTACACCAACGTCCTCAAGCTCGGCTCGCGCAATCCGCTGCTGCTTGCGCGCCAGGTGGGCTCGGTCGCCAACCTGTCCGGTAACCGGTTCGGGTTCGGCGTCGGAATCGGCTGGGCACCTGAGGAATTCGAATGGTGCGGGGTGCCTTACGCCGACCGTGGCGCACGGGTCGACGAGATGATCGAGGTGATCAAGCTGGTACTCGGCGGCGGCATGGTCGAGTACCACGGTAAGTTCTTCGATTTCGACCCGCTGCAGATCAGCCCGGCGCCGAGCGAACCGGTGCCGTTCTACATCGGCGGCCACACCGCGCCCGCACTGCGCCGGGCGGCCAAGGTCGGCGACGGCTGGACCTCAGCGATGATGACCTACGACGAACTGTGCGTAACCATCGGCAAGCTCGGTGCACTGCGCACCGAATTCGGCCGGGAGAGTGTGCCTTTCGAGATCCAGGCGGTCTGCATCGACAAGTTCGGGCGCTCCGGATATCAGGATCTGGCCGATGCCGGGGTGACCGATGCGATCGTGGTCCCGTGGCTGGCCGATGGCATCGGCTTCGACGGTGAGCTGGCGGCCAAACAGGAGTCGCTGCGCCGGTTCGCCGCGAAGAATATCGAGGACCCCATCGTCGCGAAGGCACGCGTATGA
- a CDS encoding thiolase domain-containing protein — MSFPAAVLGTGQTHHVTKRTDVSMAGMCREAIDRALVDAGLTIADIDAVVVGKAPDFFEGVMMPELYLADALGATGKPLLRVHTAGSVGGSTGIVAANLVQAGVHKRVLAIAWEKQSESNAMWALSVPVPFTMPVGAGAGGYFAPHVRSYIRRSNAPGHIGAMVAVKDRRNGAKNPLAHLHQPDITLEKVLSSQMLWDPIRFDETCPSSDGACALVIGDEDAAKAVEATGKKVAWVHGTAMRTEPTTFAGRDQVNPQAGQDAAAALWQAAGITDPLNEIDVAEIYVPFSWFEPMWLENLGFVPQGDGWKLTDKGETEIGGTLPVNPSGGVLSSNPIGASGLIRFAEAAKQVMGRAGDYQVANAKKALGHAYGGGSQYFSMWVVGSEQPN, encoded by the coding sequence ATGAGTTTCCCCGCTGCGGTGCTCGGCACCGGACAAACCCATCACGTGACGAAACGAACCGATGTGTCCATGGCGGGCATGTGCCGCGAGGCAATCGATCGTGCACTCGTCGACGCCGGACTCACCATCGCCGATATCGATGCGGTGGTGGTCGGTAAGGCGCCGGACTTCTTCGAGGGCGTCATGATGCCCGAGCTGTATCTGGCGGATGCGTTGGGCGCCACCGGAAAGCCGTTGTTGCGCGTGCACACCGCCGGATCCGTCGGCGGCTCCACCGGTATCGTCGCCGCCAATCTGGTACAGGCCGGAGTACACAAGCGCGTACTCGCCATTGCCTGGGAGAAGCAGTCGGAATCGAATGCCATGTGGGCACTGTCGGTTCCGGTGCCCTTCACCATGCCGGTCGGCGCGGGCGCGGGCGGCTACTTCGCACCGCACGTACGTTCCTACATCCGCCGATCGAACGCGCCGGGCCATATCGGCGCGATGGTCGCGGTAAAGGATCGCCGCAACGGAGCGAAGAACCCGCTGGCACATCTGCACCAGCCCGACATCACGCTGGAGAAGGTGCTCTCCTCCCAAATGCTGTGGGATCCCATCCGATTCGACGAGACCTGCCCGTCCTCGGACGGTGCGTGCGCCCTGGTGATCGGCGACGAGGATGCCGCGAAGGCTGTGGAGGCCACCGGTAAGAAGGTCGCGTGGGTGCACGGCACCGCCATGCGCACCGAACCGACCACCTTCGCCGGACGCGACCAGGTCAATCCACAGGCCGGACAGGATGCCGCGGCCGCACTGTGGCAGGCCGCCGGAATTACCGACCCGCTCAACGAAATCGATGTCGCCGAGATCTACGTGCCGTTCTCCTGGTTCGAGCCGATGTGGCTGGAGAACCTGGGCTTCGTCCCGCAGGGCGATGGTTGGAAGCTCACCGATAAGGGCGAGACCGAGATCGGCGGCACCCTCCCGGTCAATCCGTCCGGCGGCGTGCTTTCCTCGAACCCGATCGGTGCCTCCGGGCTCATCCGATTCGCCGAGGCCGCCAAGCAGGTCATGGGCCGGGCCGGGGACTACCAGGTCGCGAATGCCAAGAAGGCGCTCGGACATGCGTATGGCGGTGGGTCGCAGTACTTCTCGATGTGGGTGGTCGGCTCGGAGCAGCCGAACTGA